Genomic window (Paenibacillus sp. PK3_47):
TGGTGAACAAGATCATGAATACATCAAAGGTATTAAATTTGGACGCTTCTTGCACTGCGGCTTCGGCAAGCAGCATGGCATTACCTCCTCCAAAAGGATGATGTCAGGCAAGTTCATCAAATCCATTATCTTCTTCTATGTTATCGCTACCATGTAAGCGGTGCAATAGAAATTTCTTTAAAATTATGTAAATGACATCATAAATATTCTTTTCGGCAGGTTTTCGGCTAAAAGTGATGACATTTCTCATTGACTTGCAATTTTTCCATTCGTTTATCAAAGGGCAATTGATGCGGGCATAATCAGATCTGTATGTTATTCATTCAACGCAAAACCCTGTTTTTGAATCTCGGGCTTTAATATATGCCGGGGAGGGAGACGCACATTGTACATGAAAAAACGGGTACATGGAGTCACTGCGAACGGAAGTGAGCCATTGTACACGAAAAACCGAGTATAATGGGCCACCGTGAACGGAAATGAGCTCAATGTACTCGAAAAACCGAGTATAATGGGCCACCGTGAACGGAAATGGGCTCATTGTACTCGAAAAACCGAGTACAATGGATCACCATGAAGCGAGTTGGGCTCATTGTACTCGAAAAACCGAGTATAATGGATCACCACGCAGGGAGTTGGGCTCATTGTACTCGAAAAACCGAGTATAATGGGCCACCATGAAGCGAGTTGGGCTCATTGTACTCGAAAAACCGAGTATAATGGATCACCACGCAGGGAGTTAGGCTCATTGTACTCGAAAAACCGAGGATAATGGGCCACCATGAAGCGAGTTGGGCTCATTGTACTCGAAAAATCGAGTATAATGGGCCACCGTGAACGGAAATGAGCTCATTGTACTCGAAAAACCGAGTATATTAGGCCTCCCACTTTTGTCGGAAGGTTTTTAACGTCAAGCCCTCGTTCCCTTCACCCGAACAGCGGGTGTTTTTGGTCTCTGCCGGTTTTGGTTTTGGTTGGTTTTGGTTTCGCGCGATCGCGCACTTCACCCACTCCACAGGCTAAAGCCACAACAAAAAAGAACGCCGCAGGCGGATACCCGCTCGCAGCGTTCTTCAGGTAAATCAATTCTTTACACCGTATCTGACGTCTGCAGCTCCAGAGCCTTCGTCCGCTCCGTATCCCGGAGCAGGATGGGCTTCAGATATCTGCCGGTATACGATTCCTCAACAGTAATCAGCTTCTCCGGTGTTCCTGTAGCCAGCACAGTTCCGCCGCCGCTTCCGCCTTCCGGTCCCATATCAATGAGATAGTCAGCGGTTTTGATTACGTCGAGGTTATGCTCAATGACCAGTACCGATTCTCCGGAATCCACCAGGCGGTGCAGCACCTCAAGCAGGCGGCCGATATCATCGACATGCAGCCCTGTAGTCGGCTCATCCAGAATATACAGCGTCTTGCCGGTACTGCGGCGGTACAGCTCCGAAGCCAGCTTCACGCGCTGTGCTTCACCGCCGGATAGCGTCGTTCCCGGCTGGCCGATATTAATATAGCCTAAGCCGACATCAAGCAGCGTCTGCATCTTGCGATGAATCTTGGGAATGTTCTTGAAGAACTCGGTTGCATCCTCTACCGTCATCTCCAGCACATCGGCAATACTCTTGCCTTTATATTTAACTTCAAGTGTCTCCCGGTTATAGCGTTTGCCCTTACATACTTCGCAAGGTACATACACATCGGGCAGGAAGTGCATCTCAATCTTGATGATTCCGTCCCCGCGGCAGGCCTCGCAGCGTCCGCCTTTGACGTTAAAGCTGAACCGGCCTTTCTGGAATCCGCGGACCTTGGCTTCATTGGTCTTGGAGAACAAGTCACGGATATCATCGAATACACCGGTATACGTAGCCGGATTGGAACGCGGGGTGCGTCCAATCGGCGACTGGTCAATCTCGATGACCTTATCCAGATTCTCCAATCCGCGGATTTCCTTGTGCAGACCCGGGCGGACCTTCACAGCCCTGTTCAGCTGCCGGGCCAGACTCTTGTACAGAATTTCGTTAACCAGTGACGACTTGCCGGAGCCGGATACCCCTGTCACTGCTGTAAAGACGCCGAGCGGAATCTTCACATTCACGTTCTTCAGGTTGTTTTCTTTGGCTCCGCGGATTTCAATCCAGCGGTCATCCGTGGCACGCCGTTTGCCCGTCACCGGAATAAACTTGCGTCCGCTCAAATATTCACCGGTCAAGGAGTTCGGATCCTTCATGATCTCCTCCGGCGTGCCTTGGGCAATGACCTGGCCGCCGTGAATACCTGCACCCGGTCCAATATCAATAATATAATCCGACGCCATCATCGTATCCTCGTCATGCTCAACAACGATAAGTGTGTTGCCCAGATCACGCATATGCGCCAATGTAGCAATCAGGCGGTCATTATCCCGCTGATGCAGTCCGATACTCGGCTCATCCAGGATATACAGCACACCCATCAGACTGGAGCCGATCTGTGTCGCCAGCCTGATCCGCTGCGCTTCACCGCCTGAGAGCGATCCTGCTGCACGACTGAGCGTCAAGTAATTCAGGCCTACGTTGACCAGGAAGCCAAGCCGGCTGCTGATCTCTTTCAGAATCAGGTGGGCAATCGCCTGTTCCTTCTCGCTCAACTCGATATTCTCAAAAAACTGCTGGCAGTCGCCAATCGAAAGATCCGTTACATCAGCAACATTCCGTTCATTGATTGTAACCGCCAGAATTTCTCTCTTCAGGCGTTTGCCCTTGCACTCATGACAAGGCTTCGCACTCATGAAGCCTTCGATGAATTCACGGATGCCTTCCGAAGCGGTATCACGGTAACGGCGCTCCAGATTGGGAATAATCCCTTCGAAGGCAACCATGGCATCTTTTCTCTGGCCGAAGTCATTTTCATATTTGAAGCGGATCTTCTCACTGCCTGTCCCGTACAGCAGCTTGTTCATCTGATCAGGACTCAGGCTGCTTACAGGTACATTCTGTGGGATCTTGAAGTGTTCACAGACCGACTTCAGGAACTGCGGATAATAATTCGAAGTACTGCCTGTCCACGCCAGGAATGCTCCTTCTTCCACGGACTTCTCCGGATCAGGAATCAACAGCTCGGGATCGACTACCATGTTCATCCCCAGTCCATCGCATTCCGGGCAAGCCCCGAAGGGGCTGTTGAAGGAGAACATCCGCGGGGCAAGCTCTTCAATACTGAAGCCGCACACCGGACAAGCAAAGCTCGAGCTGAACAGCAGCTCTTCCTGCCCGATAATATCCACCAGAATCTGTCCGCCGGAAAGCTTCAGTGCAGTTTCCAGGGAATCCGTCAGACGGGTCTGCACATCATCCTTGATGACAATACGGTCTACGACAACCTCGATCGTATGCTTCTTGTTCTTCTCCAGCTGAATGTCCTCAGTAACCTCACGCAGCTCGCCGTCCACCCGGACGCGCACAAATCCCTGTTTGGAAATGTCGCTGAAAAGACCTTTGTGCTCACCTTTGCGGCCGGAAATGACCGGTGCTAAAATCTGCAGACGGGTCTTCTCGGGATACTGCATAATCCGGTCCACCATCTGCTCAACGGTCTGGGACGTGATCTCGATTCCGTGATCCGGACAATGCGGATGGCCGATCCGGGCAAACAGCAGCCGCAAATAGTCATATATTTCAGTTACCGTTCCTACAGTTGAACGCGGGTTGCGGCTGGTCGTCTTCTGATCAATTGAAATGGCCGGCGACAAACCGTCGATGGAATCAACATCCGGCTTCTCCATCTGGCCCAGGAACTGGCGGGCATACGCTGAGAGGGATTCAACATAACGTCGCTGTCCTTCTGCATAGATCGTGTCAAACGCCAGGGATGATTTGCCGGAGCCGCTAAGTCCCGTCAGCACGACGAAGCGGTCCCGCGGAATCGTTACGTCGATGTTCTTGAGATTATGCGCTCGCGCGCCTTTGATAATTATACTTTCGTTCGCCAACGGTAAAACCTCCATTTGAAAAGAGAAAGATTTTTAAAAACTTTTTCGATCCCTCCCAAACCCTCCCTTCCAAGGGAGGGCCCCAAGGGCTGCGCCCTCTGGACACCCGCAAGGGTGGCGAAGGAGTGGGTGAGGCCGGACTTAGTTACAATGTGTAAGGAGCGCTTACTCCCTGCGGGAACGCTGGAATACGGCGCTCCGGGGGGCTGTCCCTTCGGGATTCGCCAAGTGCTCAAGTGCGAAAACCAGCTGTCCCTTCGGGATTCGCCAAGTGCTGAAGTGCAAAAACCGGCTGTCCCTTCGGGATACGCAAGTGCTCAAGTGCGAAAACCGGCTGTCCCTTCGGGATGCGCCAAGGGCGTACTGCGGAGCTGGCCCGTTGGGATGCGCAGGTGACTATTTAAAAAAGAACGGCCTAAGACAGCGCCGTTCCGTTAGGATCTTAACGAAAGTGTCGCCTTCCGGCCGGTTAATCGGCCCGGAGCTCAAGCAAGGCGTCACGCAGCTCGGCGGCACGCTCGAACTGCAGGTTCTTGGCTGCATCCTTCATCTCGGCCTCCAGACGCTGCATCAGGCTTTGCTTGTCTTTCTTGCTCATCTTGCCCTCCACACCGGTCAGATAATCGGCTTTGGATTCGGCAACCTTGGTTGCCTCGATGATCTCGCGCACTTTCTTGTTGATTGTCGTAGGTGTAATGCCATGTTTCTCATTGTAAGCAATCTGGATCTCACGGCGGCGCTTGGTTTCACTTATCGCCTTCTCCATGGAATCCGTGATTTTGTCACCGTACATAATGACACGTCCGCCGGAGTTACGGGCTGCACGGCCGATGGTCTGGATGAGTGAACGTTCGGAACGGAGGAAACCTTCCTTGTCGGCGTCCAGTATCGCTACCAGCGATACCTCCGGCAGGTCGAGGCCTTCTCTTAATAAGTTAATACCCACGAGGACATGGAACGTACCGAGACGGAGATCCCTGAGAATCGCCATCCGCTCCAGTGTCTTGATGTCGGAGTGCATGTAACGGACCTTGATGCCGATTTCCTTGAAATAATCGGTCAGGTCCTCGGACATCTTCTTGGTTAGTGTCGTGACAAGCACACGTTCATCGCGCTCTACCCGGTCACGGATTTCACTGATCAGATCGTCAATCTGGCCTTCGGTCTTACGCACTTCAATAATCGGGTCCAGAAGACCCGTAGGACGGATGATCTGCTGCACCATGGTGTCGCAGTGCTCCATCTCGTAAGGTCCCGGGGTAGCAGAGACATAGACGATCTGGTTCACCTTATCCTCGAATTCCTCGAACTGCAGCGGCCGGTTATCCAGCGCTGACGGCAGGCGGAATCCATGCTCCACGAGAACCGTCTTACGCGCACGGTCACCATTATACATGGCTCTGATCTGCGGAATCGTTACATGTGATTCGTCAACAACAATCAGCATGTCATCCGGAAAGTAATCCAGCAGTGTATACGGGGTTGCCCCCGGTTCACGGAAAGTCAGCGGCCCGGAATAGTTCTCAATCCCGGAGCAGAAGCCGACCTCCTTCATCATCTCGATATCATAACGCGTACGCTGCTCCAGCCGCTGTGCTTCCAGCAGCTTGCCCGCGTCACGCAGAACCGCAAGACGTTCTTCCAGCTCACGCTCAATGTTGATCAGAGCCACCCGCATCGTCTCTTCCTGGGTGACAAAGTGGGATGCCGGGAAAATCGCAACATGATCGCGCTCACCGATCAGCTCACCGGTCAGGACATCGATTTCTGTAATCCGTTCTATCTCATCCCCGAACAGCTCCACACGGATAGCATGCTCACCCTGGGAAGCCGGGAAAATCTCTATTACATCGCCCCGCACACGGAACGTCCCGCGCACGAAGTTCATATCATTACGCTGATACTGGATATCCACAAGCCGGCTTAGAATCTGGTTGCGCGGCTTTTCCATGCCTACCCGCAGCGACAGCAGAAGACTCCCGTATTCCTTCGGCGAACCGAGGCCGTAAATACAGGATACACTGGCTACAATGATTACGTCGCGCCGTTCGAACAAAGAACTGGTCGCAGAGTGGCGCAGCTTATCGATCTCTTCATTAACGCTGGAATCTTTCTCGATGTAGGTGTCGGAGGAGGGAATGTAAGCTTCTGGCTGGTAGTAATCGTAGTAACTGACGAAATAATCGACCGAATTGCTCGGGAAAAACTCCTTGAACTCACTCGCCAGCTGCGCAGCCAGAGTCTTGTTGTGCGCAATAACCAGCGTGGGGCGGTTCAGCTTGGAAATCATTTGCGCGATGGTAAAAGTCTTGCCTGTACCTGTCGCTCCCAGCAGCGTCTGGTGCTTCTTGCCCTGCCGGATGCCGTCCACTAATTCCTCTATGGCATGAGGCTGATCGCCCTGGGGTGTATACTCGGACTCCAGTTTAAAAGTCTTCGTACTGACGACAATATCACTCATTTGCCCGTCTCCCCTCTATCGTCTAGAATATATTAATATATTGTAAGTGTAACCCTAATTGTTCTGTCTTCATACGATGCTGCAAAATATAGGATATAAGAATACGTGTTCCCGTTTATTATACAGTGTTGCCTACATTGATGCAAACCATAATCCAGCGAAATTTAAGGAGACTGAGCACATGGATATCACCTCGATTATCGGCCTCCTGGCCGGACTGGCCGCACTGATCGGCGGCTTTTCCCTGGAAGGCGGCAGCCTCTCCGGCCTGCTGCAGCCGAACGCTGCTTTAATCGTATTTGGCGGCACCTTTGCCGCTGTTCTCATCAGCTTTCCGGCTTCCAAGCTGCTCCAGGTGCCGGCAGCCCTGCGGTTTGCCTTCGGCGCTAAAGCGGACACAAGGGAAGCAAATGCCGAAGAATTCATCTCCATGGCTGCCGTTACTCGGCGCGGCGGTGTGCTGGCCCTGGAGAAACGGGCGGAAGAGCATCCCGATCGTTTTACCCGTGAAGGGCTGCTCCTGATTGTCGACGGTATTGATCCCGAGGAGGTCCGCCAGATTCTGGAACTGGATATGGATGCCAGGGAGCTTAAGCATAACAGCTATGCCAAGATTTTTGAGGCTGCCGGCGGCTACGCGCCAACCATGGGAATTATCGGTACAGTTATGGGACTCATACAGGTGCTTGGCAGCCTTACCGATCCCTCCAATCTGGGAGCTTCAATCGCAGTAGCCTTCACAGCGACACTTTACGGCGTAGCCAGCGCTAATCTAATATTTTTACCCTTGGCATCCAAAATCAAATCCCGCAGCCAAAGTGAGCTGGCCGGCATGGAAATGCAGATGGTCGGCATTCTCTCGCTTCAGAACGGGGACGCCCCGCATCTGGTGCGCAAAAAGCTGAGCTCGTTTCTGACAGACTCTTCAGCAAGTCGCGGAAGCAGTCAGGACAGAGGCATGTTATGAGACAGCGGGAGCGGCGCAAGCAGCGTACCGGAGAGCGGGAGAGCCATGACCGGTGGATGATCACATACGCGGATCTCATTACCCTTTTGCTCATTTTTTTCGTTGTATTGTATGCCATGAGCAGCCTGGATGCCCAGAAATACAAGATAGTTACCGATTCCCTGTCACAGACCTTCACCAATGGTAACCCTGTAATTGACGGAGGCAGCGGAATATTGGATGGCGGGCAAGGCGGAGAGGGCGGCGGCAATGCCGGAACCGGTCAAAATGGCCAGAGTGGACAGAACAGCAGCAGCGGAGACAGCAATTCAGACAATGCGGAAGGAAACAATACTGGCGGCGGTCCGGACAGCGGTTCTGGGGCACCGGCAGCGGATGAAGAACAGCCTCCTTCGGCACGGGAGCTGGCTTTCCGGGAACAGGAGGCAAAGCTGGCCGCTCTAATGGATGTAATCACCCGGTATGTCGCGGATAACAATCTGGGGGATGAGATTTTTGTGGCGGACAAGCCGCAGGGGATTGCGATTACCCTGAGCGACCAGTTTCTGTTCGATGCCGGCCGGGCGGAGCTGAAAGCACCTGCCTATCCTGCACTGCGCCAGCTTTCAGGGCTATTCAGCGGAATTGGCGCCACGATCAGCATCGAAGGACATACGGACAACACGCCTGTGTCAGCGGGGTCCCGCTACAACGACAACTGGGAGCTGTCAGGTGCCCGGGCGCTGTCCATTCTGCGCTTCTTCATCGACAGCGAGGGGCTTGATCCGGATAACTTTCAATATGCCGGTTATGCCGATACCCGCCCTGCCGCTGACAATACGACCAATGAGGGCAAGCAAAAGAACCGCCGTGTTGAACTGATCGTGCTGCGGCAGCTGCAGGATGAAGAAGCGCCGTAAACAAGGGATTCCGAGTGACTCCGGGAGATTCCGAGGGATTCCGAAAGATTCCAAGAGACTCTAATGGTGCCCAAGAACTCCCGGACGAACTGTCCAACCTAAGTGGAATTTCTCCATCTAATTTGATCCCAAACGCCTAACGCCAGGATTTAGTTGGAAAATCTCCATCTAAAGTTACTGTTTTCATCACCAAAGCGGATATCGAACAGAAATAGGTGGAGAAATTCCATCTAAAGCTATTAAATCGTCATAAACCATGCAATTAGCAGGAGAATTTCCAGCTATATAGATTGAACGATTGAACCAAGGGGTTTTTCTCTTTAGGGATGGTGTGACTTTCAGGTGGATGCTTTCACTCCTACTGTTCCAGACCTCCTCTCCGCCCCTTTCCCTAATACCATATTTTCATTCAATCAGCCTTTTCCCCGCCAATCCATACTTAAACCAACTTAAACCAAAGGGCTTCAGATGCGGACAGCAGCGGAAGCCCTCTTTTTCACAGCTCAAAAACCCACACGAAACAGGACTTCCGGTCAGCCTCAAAAGTCCTATTCTCCCCAGCCCTTCAATTATCCACAATAACCCGGGTTATTCCCCTACCAGCCCGCGGTAGGCGGCAGCGTCAAGCAAGCCCGATACTGCAGCTGCAAATTCCCCGTCAATCTCCAGCTCAAAAATCCATCCTCCGCCGTACGGCTCATCGTTAATCAGTTCCGGGCTGGCTTCCAGGGCCTCGTTTATTTTTGTAACCTTTCCTGACACGGGTGAATATAATTCAGAGACTGTCTTGACCGATTCAATACTGCCTACGCTGTCGCCTGCCGAAATGGCCGAGCCTACTTCCGGGAACTCGACAAACACAATGTCCCCCAGCAAATGCTGCGCATGATCCGTAATACCTACACGTACTGTACGTCCTTCGCTCTGCTGTGCCCATTCATGCTCTTCGCTGTAGTGCAGATTGTCCAGCACCTCACTCATTTCCAGCCGCCTCTTTTCCCAATTTGGAGTGATATAAATTTAGTTATAGCCTAAGTTATCCACTGGCGCAATGTCAATATAACTGACAAGAAATTTAAATTCACCGGCTTTTTGGCACTTTTTGTGTTGACAGTGACACGTATACCCGTTTTAATGGAGACAGCAAAAACATACGAACGCGAATGAAGGCATAGGGAGAGACTGTCTCTTGGAGGACAGCGCCGAAGGAGTAAGCCCGCGGGTGAATCTCTCAGGCAAAAGGACCTTTGCCGGACGCATCTCTGGAGAGCACCCGTACGCTGCAGCTGCAGCGCACCGGTCACCAACGGGGAAACCTGCCGGGATCAGTGGGCAGGGTAACTCTCAGGTACAAAGGACAGAGCGGAAGGTCAGGTATGCGCACCCGCGCATACTTGGCCTCCGCCTGTCCTTTTTTTATATTTGCAACAGCGCTGGCCGCCCAAGGCAATGGCTGCCGCCGTAAGCCCGATATTCCAGCCAGTAACCCATTCTAGGGAGTGACGACATGGAGTCTTTGAAAAGAACCCCGTTTTATGACTTGTATTCCGCCTATCCGGAATCCAGATGCATCGACTTTGGCGGCTGGGAGCTGCCGGTACAGTTCACAGGGATCGTTAAGGAGCATGAGGCCGTACGCCGTCAGGCGGGGCTGTTCGATGTATCGCATATGGGAGAGTTCATGGTGACCGGCACCGGCTCCGAAGCTTTCCTGCAAAAGATGACAACAAACGATGTCAGCAAGCTGGAAGATGGCAGCGCGCAATACACTCTGCTCTGTTATCCGGACGGCGGAGTTGTCGATGATCTGCTCGTCTACCGTCTGGGAGAAGAGCGTTACATGCTTGTCGTCAACGCCTCTAACATCAACAAAGATTTTCAGTGGCTGCAGGAGCATCTTACCGCGGAGTTCGGCGGCGTCAGCCTTAAAGATGTCTCGGAGGAGACACTGCTGCTCGCACTGCAGGGCCCTCTCGCAGAGACAATTCTGGCTGAAGTTACCTCAGCACCGGTCACCGCGCTGAAGCCTTTCCACTTCACCGAAAAAACCGTAGTGTGCGGCGTAGAAGTGCTGCTCTCCCGCACCGGTTATACCGGCGAAGACGGCTTCGAGCTGTATGCTCCGCATAGTGCTGCCGCCACGCTGTGGAACGGCCTGCTGGCAGCAGGTGCGCCGCACGGCTTGACGCCGGCCGGGCTCGGCGCGCGCGACACGCTGCGCTTCGAAGCCAGGCTGCCGCTGTACGGGCAGGAGCTGTCGGCGGATATTACGCCGCTCGAAGCAGGACTCCAGTTCTTCGTGAAGCTGGACAAAGGGAACTTCATCGGCCGCGAGGCGCTGCTGAAGCAGAAGGAAGCCGGCCTGCCCCGCCGTCTCGTCGGCATTGAGATGATTGACCGCGGCATTCCCCGCTCGCACTATCCCGTCTACGCCGATGGCGTGAAGATCGGTGAAGTCACTACCGGAACACAGTCCCCGACACTGAAGCGCAATCTGGGGCTCGCGCTGCTTGAAGCAGCTTACAGTGAAACAGGGTCAGAGGTATTCGTGGAGATCCGCGGCAAGCAGCTGAAAGCAGCTGTAGTCAAAGCGCCGTTCTACAAAAGAACCCAAGGAGTGAAGCCGCAATGAAGCACCGTTATTTGCCGATGACTGCACAGGACCGCCAGGAGATGATGGAGGCCGTCGGAATCCGGTCCATGGAAGAACTATTCGCCGACATTCCGCAGGCTGTCCGCTATCAGGGAACGCTGCCGATGTCGGAAGCTATGGATGAATACGCGCTGCTGCGCCATATGAAGGAGCTGGCCGACCGCAATGCCAGCTTTGACAGCCACACCAGCTTTCTCGGAGCAGGCCTCTATGACCATCATATCCCCGTAGTCATTAACCATGTCATTTCCCGTTCGGAATTTTATACTGCGTATACCCCTTATCAGCCGGAGATCAGCCAGGGCGAGCTGCAGGCGATCTTCGAATTCCAGTCCTATATCTGTGAGCTGACCGGCATGAAAGTGGCTAATGCCAGCATGTACGATGGTGCCACCGCCTTCTCGGAAGCGGCAGTTCTGGCAGCAGGCGCTACCAAACGCAAAAAGCTGATCGTCTCCCGCACGGTTCACCCGGAAGCCCGCCAGGTGCTCCGCACCTCTGCCGGAGCCTGGGGCCTCGACGTCGTTGAAATTGACTACAAAGACGGCGTCACCGACCAGGCGAAACTGGCTGAAGCCATCGACAGCGATACAGCTGCCGTTCTGGTGCAGTCGCCGAACTTCTTCGGCGCCATCGAGGATCTCGGCGGCATTGCTCCGCTGATCCATGCCGTCAAAGGCCTGTTCGTCGTCAGCG
Coding sequences:
- the uvrA gene encoding excinuclease ABC subunit UvrA, with the protein product MANESIIIKGARAHNLKNIDVTIPRDRFVVLTGLSGSGKSSLAFDTIYAEGQRRYVESLSAYARQFLGQMEKPDVDSIDGLSPAISIDQKTTSRNPRSTVGTVTEIYDYLRLLFARIGHPHCPDHGIEITSQTVEQMVDRIMQYPEKTRLQILAPVISGRKGEHKGLFSDISKQGFVRVRVDGELREVTEDIQLEKNKKHTIEVVVDRIVIKDDVQTRLTDSLETALKLSGGQILVDIIGQEELLFSSSFACPVCGFSIEELAPRMFSFNSPFGACPECDGLGMNMVVDPELLIPDPEKSVEEGAFLAWTGSTSNYYPQFLKSVCEHFKIPQNVPVSSLSPDQMNKLLYGTGSEKIRFKYENDFGQRKDAMVAFEGIIPNLERRYRDTASEGIREFIEGFMSAKPCHECKGKRLKREILAVTINERNVADVTDLSIGDCQQFFENIELSEKEQAIAHLILKEISSRLGFLVNVGLNYLTLSRAAGSLSGGEAQRIRLATQIGSSLMGVLYILDEPSIGLHQRDNDRLIATLAHMRDLGNTLIVVEHDEDTMMASDYIIDIGPGAGIHGGQVIAQGTPEEIMKDPNSLTGEYLSGRKFIPVTGKRRATDDRWIEIRGAKENNLKNVNVKIPLGVFTAVTGVSGSGKSSLVNEILYKSLARQLNRAVKVRPGLHKEIRGLENLDKVIEIDQSPIGRTPRSNPATYTGVFDDIRDLFSKTNEAKVRGFQKGRFSFNVKGGRCEACRGDGIIKIEMHFLPDVYVPCEVCKGKRYNRETLEVKYKGKSIADVLEMTVEDATEFFKNIPKIHRKMQTLLDVGLGYINIGQPGTTLSGGEAQRVKLASELYRRSTGKTLYILDEPTTGLHVDDIGRLLEVLHRLVDSGESVLVIEHNLDVIKTADYLIDMGPEGGSGGGTVLATGTPEKLITVEESYTGRYLKPILLRDTERTKALELQTSDTV
- the uvrB gene encoding excinuclease ABC subunit UvrB, with product MSDIVVSTKTFKLESEYTPQGDQPHAIEELVDGIRQGKKHQTLLGATGTGKTFTIAQMISKLNRPTLVIAHNKTLAAQLASEFKEFFPSNSVDYFVSYYDYYQPEAYIPSSDTYIEKDSSVNEEIDKLRHSATSSLFERRDVIIVASVSCIYGLGSPKEYGSLLLSLRVGMEKPRNQILSRLVDIQYQRNDMNFVRGTFRVRGDVIEIFPASQGEHAIRVELFGDEIERITEIDVLTGELIGERDHVAIFPASHFVTQEETMRVALINIERELEERLAVLRDAGKLLEAQRLEQRTRYDIEMMKEVGFCSGIENYSGPLTFREPGATPYTLLDYFPDDMLIVVDESHVTIPQIRAMYNGDRARKTVLVEHGFRLPSALDNRPLQFEEFEDKVNQIVYVSATPGPYEMEHCDTMVQQIIRPTGLLDPIIEVRKTEGQIDDLISEIRDRVERDERVLVTTLTKKMSEDLTDYFKEIGIKVRYMHSDIKTLERMAILRDLRLGTFHVLVGINLLREGLDLPEVSLVAILDADKEGFLRSERSLIQTIGRAARNSGGRVIMYGDKITDSMEKAISETKRRREIQIAYNEKHGITPTTINKKVREIIEATKVAESKADYLTGVEGKMSKKDKQSLMQRLEAEMKDAAKNLQFERAAELRDALLELRAD
- a CDS encoding flagellar motor protein produces the protein MDITSIIGLLAGLAALIGGFSLEGGSLSGLLQPNAALIVFGGTFAAVLISFPASKLLQVPAALRFAFGAKADTREANAEEFISMAAVTRRGGVLALEKRAEEHPDRFTREGLLLIVDGIDPEEVRQILELDMDARELKHNSYAKIFEAAGGYAPTMGIIGTVMGLIQVLGSLTDPSNLGASIAVAFTATLYGVASANLIFLPLASKIKSRSQSELAGMEMQMVGILSLQNGDAPHLVRKKLSSFLTDSSASRGSSQDRGML
- a CDS encoding flagellar motor protein MotB; this translates as MRQRERRKQRTGERESHDRWMITYADLITLLLIFFVVLYAMSSLDAQKYKIVTDSLSQTFTNGNPVIDGGSGILDGGQGGEGGGNAGTGQNGQSGQNSSSGDSNSDNAEGNNTGGGPDSGSGAPAADEEQPPSARELAFREQEAKLAALMDVITRYVADNNLGDEIFVADKPQGIAITLSDQFLFDAGRAELKAPAYPALRQLSGLFSGIGATISIEGHTDNTPVSAGSRYNDNWELSGARALSILRFFIDSEGLDPDNFQYAGYADTRPAADNTTNEGKQKNRRVELIVLRQLQDEEAP
- the gcvH gene encoding glycine cleavage system protein GcvH, translating into MSEVLDNLHYSEEHEWAQQSEGRTVRVGITDHAQHLLGDIVFVEFPEVGSAISAGDSVGSIESVKTVSELYSPVSGKVTKINEALEASPELINDEPYGGGWIFELEIDGEFAAAVSGLLDAAAYRGLVGE
- the gcvT gene encoding glycine cleavage system aminomethyltransferase GcvT, translating into MESLKRTPFYDLYSAYPESRCIDFGGWELPVQFTGIVKEHEAVRRQAGLFDVSHMGEFMVTGTGSEAFLQKMTTNDVSKLEDGSAQYTLLCYPDGGVVDDLLVYRLGEERYMLVVNASNINKDFQWLQEHLTAEFGGVSLKDVSEETLLLALQGPLAETILAEVTSAPVTALKPFHFTEKTVVCGVEVLLSRTGYTGEDGFELYAPHSAAATLWNGLLAAGAPHGLTPAGLGARDTLRFEARLPLYGQELSADITPLEAGLQFFVKLDKGNFIGREALLKQKEAGLPRRLVGIEMIDRGIPRSHYPVYADGVKIGEVTTGTQSPTLKRNLGLALLEAAYSETGSEVFVEIRGKQLKAAVVKAPFYKRTQGVKPQ
- the gcvPA gene encoding aminomethyl-transferring glycine dehydrogenase subunit GcvPA, with amino-acid sequence MKHRYLPMTAQDRQEMMEAVGIRSMEELFADIPQAVRYQGTLPMSEAMDEYALLRHMKELADRNASFDSHTSFLGAGLYDHHIPVVINHVISRSEFYTAYTPYQPEISQGELQAIFEFQSYICELTGMKVANASMYDGATAFSEAAVLAAGATKRKKLIVSRTVHPEARQVLRTSAGAWGLDVVEIDYKDGVTDQAKLAEAIDSDTAAVLVQSPNFFGAIEDLGGIAPLIHAVKGLFVVSANPLSLGVLEAPGKLGADIVVGDAQPLGIPASFGGPTCGFFAVAEPLMRKMPGRIVGQTVDRSGKRGFVLTLQAREQHIRREKATSNICSNQALLALCASVYLSVMGKEGMREVGELNIRKSHYAAGKLGEITGAVPAFTAPFFNEFVLKLPEGSSVSEINSRLVKEGYLGGYDLGRDYPELAGHMLVAVTEKRSKEEIDQFASVLEGCL